In the genome of Natronorubrum daqingense, the window CGAACAGCAAATCGGCGTCTTCGGGACCGGTTCCGTTGACGATCTGCGTGCGAGCGTCCACGAGCGCCGGACAGCGAGTACACTCGGTGACGCAGCGTTCGTCGTCGTCCATCGTTCCCATACTGGTGGCTCGAGCGGCCGCCTACTACGTCTTTCCGGTCGCAGGTGCCACGTCGGGAACACGAGAGCCGGGTCGCCCGACCGATCGCGCTCCGCCGTTCGCCTACAGTCCGTACTGTTCGCGGACGAGGTGTACGATTCCCCGGTCCTCGAGCACGTCCATCGGTGCGAGGAGGTCGAGTTGCACGACGCCCGGCAGCCGTCCGATCTGGACGCCGCCGGTGAACGTACACCGCGAGCGGACCTCGCCCTCGCTCATCTCGAGGAGGTCGGTCGCCCGGTCGAACGCGTTCTGGGTCGCGTCGTTGACCGTCGCGCCAGAGCCGATCACCTGGATTGGGCCCACGTCGTCCTCGAGTTCGACGCCGTGTTGCTCGGCGAGGGTTCGGCCGGCCTCGCGCTCGTCGTCGCTGTACGGTTTGCTGATGAACGGGAGGTCCTCTTCGTTAGGGAGGAGGACGGGGCCGTCGAGCTCGAGACCCTCGATGACTTCGACGTCCATCGTGACGGTACCGCTCACGTCGGTCGTGTGCAAGGAGAGTTCGCCGTCGCCCTGATTCGCGTGGAGGTCGCCGACGTAGACGCCCGCGCCGTCGACCGCGACGGGACAGATGAGCGTCGCACCCGCACGGACCTGTGGCACGTCCATGTGGCCGTCGGTCCGATCCTCGAGGTCGGCTGCAGTTTCGATCCCGTAGTCGTGGTCGGCACCGACGAGGAACTGGCCGAAGTCACCCGCGTTGTGCGAGTCGGGAATCGTGACCGGCGGCGTCGTTCCGACGTTGCCGATGAACGGTCGAAGCCGACCGAGCGTGCCGGGCATCTCGCCGGGTTCGTACAGCAGGATCGGATGCTGTCGGGAGTTTTCGGGGATATCCATCACTTCCGCGGCGTCTGTGGCGAGTTCGTGTGCGCCGTCTTCGTCGAGCGTGATGCCGACCGTGTGGTCGTCGTCGAACGCGACGGTGTAGCCGTACTCGAAGCCGAATGAAGAGGCGTTCGCGCCACACTCGGCGCACTTGATGGCCTCCTCGCCGGTTCCCTCGACGACCGACTCAGGCCACGTCGTTCCACACTCGGGACAGCGGTGGTCGACGAACGGGTCGTCGCCGAAGGCCTCCTCGCGTTCGGCCATCGAGCCCGTGCTGGTCGCCATGCTCGTCACCTCGACGTCGCGGATATGCAACGCGACGGCGTCGCCGACGCTCGCGCCTTCGACCCGGATCGGCCGTGTCACCTCGTGGCCGCCGCGGAAGTCGGGCGTGATCATCGGTCCCCAACACCCCGGCGGCGTGTACGTTCTGATCGTTCCGCCGTCCGCGACGGTCCCCGCCCACTCCTGGTCCGGACCGACGAGTCCCAGCGTGTACTGATCGACCGCGAGTTCCTGTTGCACTTCTTGCTGTGACATACCATGGCAACCTTCGTCGGTAACGGCGATAAGCCTGCTGCTCAACGTACCAGCACACTCCGCGCTCGAGACCGTCAGTGAGCCGTACCTCCCCACCGCTGCTTTCGAACCCTCCCGCTCGGGGGTGGGCGAGTACGCCTCGAGCAGGAGGGTTCGACGCCCCACACTCGAGGCCGTTTCAACCACCGATCTACCTAACTACCCGACTACCCAACGCGCTCCGAGACAAGGGGGCGACAAATCATGTCTCGAGTAAACCGTCCGAGTGACGCCCGCAGACGCCGTCCTGTCGCCGATGGCCGTATCTGCCGGAACAGATCCGTTAAACTTGGTTTTGTCCCATCACTCGCTATGGCTGATTCGACGGACGAGGATTCACTCGAGTGTCTGGCGTGTCGCGATCCGATTACATCGGCTGTCGACCAACGGGTCGTCCCCGCGCTCGAGGACGGTGAGGCGGTGTATCGACACTTTTGTAGCGAGACGTGCCTCGAGGAGTGGATGGCGTAGGTATCAGACCCAGTCGGCCACTCTCACCGTTGTAAATCAGTGACTGGATACACGCGAGACGGATCCGTTTCGTCCGACGAAATGCATCGACTGCGGCCGTCCGTCGCGGTGTGAGTTGGGTGTGGTATTCGCAGAGAGAATGGTTGGAGTAAGACTACCTGCTATCGTGGACACGAGGGAGTTCCACGTCCTCCCCAGCCGATTCGCTCCCTCACTGCGTTCGCTCACTCATCCCTCGCGTGCTGTCGTCGACTGCCCTCACTGTCGTTCGGCCAGTCGACAGCACGCGCCACCGCGTGTTGGATGACCGAGCGGGTACGATACGGTCTCTGTCTGTACTGAACGCGAGTTCGACGGCAGCTCAAAATGCAGAAACAGCGCGACGTGCTACTGTTATTGATTGTTCGCGACGGCGCTGCCGATCCCGTCGACCGGTCGATCCGGCGTGAACTCCTCGAGTTCTTCGGGGAGGCCGAGTTGGTACTCGGTGCCGTTCTCTCTGACAGAGGTTCGACCGCGGTGGACCGAGACGTCGCCATTGAGGTGGAGTTTGACGGCCTCGAGGAGGGCATCCGCCTCGAGTGGCTGCCCTCGCTTTTTCATCTCTTCCAGATCGGCGTCGTCGGGCACGTCGAACGCGCGCTGGGAGATGATCGGGCCCTGATCGAGGTCAGTGGTC includes:
- a CDS encoding acetamidase/formamidase family protein, with protein sequence MSQQEVQQELAVDQYTLGLVGPDQEWAGTVADGGTIRTYTPPGCWGPMITPDFRGGHEVTRPIRVEGASVGDAVALHIRDVEVTSMATSTGSMAEREEAFGDDPFVDHRCPECGTTWPESVVEGTGEEAIKCAECGANASSFGFEYGYTVAFDDDHTVGITLDEDGAHELATDAAEVMDIPENSRQHPILLYEPGEMPGTLGRLRPFIGNVGTTPPVTIPDSHNAGDFGQFLVGADHDYGIETAADLEDRTDGHMDVPQVRAGATLICPVAVDGAGVYVGDLHANQGDGELSLHTTDVSGTVTMDVEVIEGLELDGPVLLPNEEDLPFISKPYSDDEREAGRTLAEQHGVELEDDVGPIQVIGSGATVNDATQNAFDRATDLLEMSEGEVRSRCTFTGGVQIGRLPGVVQLDLLAPMDVLEDRGIVHLVREQYGL
- a CDS encoding DUF7576 family protein, with protein sequence MADSTDEDSLECLACRDPITSAVDQRVVPALEDGEAVYRHFCSETCLEEWMA